Part of the Hyphomicrobium album genome is shown below.
CGGCGAAGCGCGGCGCTTCATTGCCAGTTTCGACCGCCCGAACATCCGCTACACGATCTCGGATGCGGGCAGCATGGGCGCGCGCGAGCGCCTGTGGCGTTTCATCGAGACCGAGCACGCCGAGGACGCCGGTATCGTCTACTGCCTGTCGCGCAAGTCGGTGGAGGAGACGGCAGCGTGGCTGTCCGACAAGGGCCGCACCGCGCTCGCCTACCACGCCGGGCTCGAAACGCGCGTGCGCAGCAAGGTGCTCGATCGTTTCCGCCAGGAGAGCGGCGTCATCGTCGTCGCCACCATCGCCTTCGGCATGGGCATCGACAAGCCCGACGTGCGCTTCGTCGCTCATCTCAATTTGCCGAAATCGATCGAGGCTTACTACCAGGAGACGGGACGCGCCGGCCGCGACGGCCTCGCCGCCAACGCTTGGCTCGCCTACGGGCTGCAAGATCTCATCCAGCTCCGCCAGTGGATCGCGCAAAGCGAGGGCTCCGAGGCCTACAAGCAGGTGCAGCGGCAGAAGCTCGCCGCGCTCATCGGCCTGTGCGAATTGCCGAGCTGCCGTCGCCAGTCCCTGCTCGCCTACTTTGGGGAGCGTCGTGCCGAGCCGTGCGGCAACTGCGATAACTGCCTCAACCCGCCGCAGACCACGGACGGCACGGTGCTGGCGCAAAAGGCGCTCTCCGCCGTCTACCGCACCGGCCAGCGCTTCGGCGCCACCTACCTCATCGACGTGCTGCTCGGCCGCGCCAACGAGCGCGTCGCGCGCTCCGGCCACGACAAGCTGCCCGTGTTCGGCATCGGCAAGGACACCGACGAGGCGACGTGGAAGGGCGTCTTCCGCCAGCTCACCGCCGCGGGGCAGCTCACCGGCGACGACGACGGCTACGGGATGCTGCTGCTGACCGATGCGGCGCGCCCCATCCTGCGCGGCGAGGAAAAATTCCTCGTCCGCATCGCGCCGAAGGAGACGAAGACCAAGGCGAAGCGGGCTAGCAAGAGCGCCGCGATCGTCAATGACGCGGATCGGCCCCTGTTCGAAGACCTGCGCAATTTGCGCCGCGATCTCGCCGCTAAGGCGAAGCTGCCGCCCTATATCGTCTGCTCGGACGTGACCTTGGCCGAGCTCGCCATCTTCCGCCCGACCGACGAGGCGGCGCTGCACGGCATCACTGGGCTCGGCAACAGCAAGATCGGCCGCTACGGCGCGGCCCTGCTGGCCACGATCGCCAAGCATCCCCGCCGCGCTTGAGCCCCCTCACCCGGAAGCTCATTTGCATTCGCTTCCGACCTCTCCCCGCCGGGGAGAGGTTAAGGGACGAGGGTCGGCACTCTCTAACCTCTCCCCGCTGGGGAGAGGTCGCGCGCAATCGCGCGAAGCGCGATCAGCGCGGGTGAGGGGGCTACTCGCGGGCGCGGCGCTGCTTGCTGAGATGCCGGCGGAACGCTTCGAGCGTCTCGCGGCTGACGTGATGCTCGATACCTTCGGCGTCCGAATCGGCCGTCTCTGGGTCGACGCCGAGTGCGATCAGGAAATCGCGCACGATAAGGTGCCGCTCGCGCGAGGTGGTGGCGAGCTTGCGTCCCTTGTCGGTGAGGAAGATCGCGCGGTAAGGCTCGCTGGTGACCAGGCCGTCGCGCTGCAGGCGCTGGATGGTGTTGTTCACCGTCGCCTTGGTGACCCCCAGCCGCTCCGACAGTTCGACCAGCCGCGCCTCACCCTTCTCGTCGAGGAGATCGGCAATCAATTCAACGTAGTCCTCGGCCAGCTCCGTCTGGTGCGCGTCG
Proteins encoded:
- the recQ gene encoding DNA helicase RecQ, with protein sequence MARSATRRTADNGGIERAREVLADVFGYRDFRSHQADIIATVIAGDDALALMPTGGGKSLCYQIPSLVRPGLGVVVSPLIALMQDQVEALTQAGVKAAFLNSTLDYREMVALEARIGQGDLDILYVSPERLLQDRTLALLARIDLALFAIDEAHCVSQWGHDFRPEYRQLKVLAERFPSVPRIALTATADERTREEIVAELRLGEARRFIASFDRPNIRYTISDAGSMGARERLWRFIETEHAEDAGIVYCLSRKSVEETAAWLSDKGRTALAYHAGLETRVRSKVLDRFRQESGVIVVATIAFGMGIDKPDVRFVAHLNLPKSIEAYYQETGRAGRDGLAANAWLAYGLQDLIQLRQWIAQSEGSEAYKQVQRQKLAALIGLCELPSCRRQSLLAYFGERRAEPCGNCDNCLNPPQTTDGTVLAQKALSAVYRTGQRFGATYLIDVLLGRANERVARSGHDKLPVFGIGKDTDEATWKGVFRQLTAAGQLTGDDDGYGMLLLTDAARPILRGEEKFLVRIAPKETKTKAKRASKSAAIVNDADRPLFEDLRNLRRDLAAKAKLPPYIVCSDVTLAELAIFRPTDEAALHGITGLGNSKIGRYGAALLATIAKHPRRA
- the mntR gene encoding manganese-binding transcriptional regulator MntR, with amino-acid sequence MDSTRKKPAAPDARAARQQAERFQRVRDAHQTELAEDYVELIADLLDEKGEARLVELSERLGVTKATVNNTIQRLQRDGLVTSEPYRAIFLTDKGRKLATTSRERHLIVRDFLIALGVDPETADSDAEGIEHHVSRETLEAFRRHLSKQRRARE